The genomic stretch AAAAACTCTTCGGAATGTAATGAAGGATGACTGAACATTAAAAACCTACAATATGCCGATGCACCAAAATAGCTGAAAACTGAGTAAATTTGCTGATGCCATCTTCCAACTGTCTTAACGACACTTTTCTCGTTTATTTTCATAAAACGCTCAATGCTTTAATGCGGTGAAGTTTCCCAGATTCTTCGGTCTTAGTTGATGTTTGTCATACTTACATACCAGTTTTAGTCAAAATGCACATTATCCTCGATGAGCACTAGGTGTTTGAGTGCATTACCATCACACCAAACTTAGAAAATGATGGAGAACAGAGTTCTCTCTGTCACTTTCTAGCTTGTCCTAATGCTTGAGCTTGTACAACTTCAAGCATGATCTTCCGAGACATCAACCATCTTAGGTTGACCTCATATGCCTCTTTGTTTCTACATCTGCTCTGCCGGTCTGATTGTTGTCCCTGTTGGTCTAATTGCAGCAGCAAAACTGAATGTAGATGGCATATGGGTGTTTTTAAATCCTGCTGCTTAAGTCCTTACGCCGCCATTTTGCTGCTTCGCTTTAAATCAAAATCTAAAAATCCAATTACTGAATTTGAACCTCTCCTAGGATTAACTAGGAGGGCTTCTAAATTATTTTACCAGCCTTGAAAATTCTTATTTCACACTGCAATTCAGATGTCTGTTTTTTCTTGTCTGCGCATAATATTTGTCAATGCAGAAAGAGCATAATTCCTTACCTGGTAACCATACAATCAGTCTATATAGCTTGCCTAGCTCCGATATGTCATTTTCCCGTGTTGGTCCTTGTTTCAATCACATCAGTTGCAACCCAAGATGATGAGCAAGAGTAGTAAATTGCTTTTGAAACCATGATTTATCATGACCTGTACCTCCACATAGTTTGACTGCATTTTACGGTAGACAAAAGAATCATGGCTGACTGATCATCTATTCGCCTATCTGCAGCTTGGCATGCCTCTATTAGGAACTCTGACTGACAAAGAAATTACACTGGAATGTATATTTACCAAGACCGAGTAGAAACTTCATTTACTACCCGAGGTTGATTAAATTAATTACAAAGAAGCAAAATCTGAATAAGAGTAGGAGGGAACACTCTTTCTGCATATTTGCATCATCTACCATGACTAACTgtgcaattttgattttttccatGATCAGGGACTTTGAAAGCAGCAAAACCTTTTCCCTGTTGGATGTTCGCGGCATTTACGGACCAAAGCCAGATAAGGACATCCTAAAACGCCCAGAATTCCCTCCTACTCGTCCTAAAAGTCATGATTATATACTTTGATATGCAACACGAGTCCTCGACACGGGCCGCATATTTAATTACTGTTGTGAACCACATTCCTAGAGACTGATTCggatttcttctcattctttAGGCTCGTCATTCCAGTACTCTATGTGCTTTACATGTAGTGACTGCATATTCTTGAGACCACCAACATTCCTACTAAAGTTCTAATAAGCTTCTGTACTTGGGAACTTGCAGGTGTGGGAGAAAATACTTGTCTGGAGGAGCAACCGAGGAATAATGTCAAGGGACCACAAACACCATGTTTGAAAAATGCAATGGCAATCCTGATTTTGAGGTGTGGTCCCTCATAAGCTTTTTGTGCACTCCCATTCTCAACAGAACTCATAAAGTGGATGAATCAGGAGGATTATCTGCAAAAGAATTAATGCtagctcgctcgctctctctctctctctctctctctctcatatcagTCACTGTACATCACAGCTTCAGAATTTTGTGTCATTATACTGAGGGTTCCTTCCTCTTGCTGATATCTGTAATTTCTTCCCACAAAAATTCTGAGTTGGTTCAATTGCTGCTTGCCAAAGGGAGTAAGATACTATAAAAAGACAATTAGGGTTTTGGTAGTTGGCACTTAGCAAGGCTAGAGGGTTTGGAATTAGCTGTCTTTATGTTGTACTGGAAGCTGGTGGTCAAATTAGGCTTGCAAGAGACTATTGCTCATATGTTGTTGAGTGTAAATCAACTTATCTAACACTATCAAAACTCGAAAGCTTATTTGAAATGGATTTCACTTCCCTCTGAAAATTGTATCCTTCAGATTCTACTAGTTCGCTATAGAATGAGTCTAAATCTGAAAGTTATTTTCAACTATCCCGATATATATAATAAAGCAGCGATAACCTCTTTTATTGTGAGAGAATCTACATTCCAGACAACATCATGATGGAAGCGCACAAGAGAATTTGAGGAGTTTTCTTCTGAATAAATTAAAGCTTGAGCTTCATTAGATTTGGAAGATTTGTTCTGTTGCCCACAAACTTTATGCTGCATAAGACAAAAGAGCTTTTTGGACCAAAAGGGAAGAAGTTGCAACATGAAAATTGATGATGATGGTCATATTCTATACCAAAACCAGGCTTCAACTTGGAATTTGTTTAAACTCTATGCAGGGGAAGGACCACTGTAGTTGCTTTTCTGACGTTGGAAGCACTAAGCTACAAGGATGGAGCAACCGTCTGCTTTTTAAGGGCATTATGGTGTAAAGTTGAGttgaaaatatcaaattacaTGAGCCTGACTATATAGTTCAAAAACACTATATTCTCATATGAACTTGTTCTTTAACATCAGACTCAATCTGGCTATCGTCTCCAGGCAACGATCAAGTTCCGACGTTTGGGATGAAATTATCTTCAAGAAAAAAACTTCTGTCCAATAAACAAATTACCAAGAATCAGACAAATGACAGGAAGCAGCAACTTTATCCATGCATTTGGAGGGAACTGAGGTTTTCAGTTGCTATGCTCAAGTAAAGAATATACCGGAGGTGAGATGTAGGGCTGTTAAAGAATTTGGTGCAAAAAATTGAGGTTAAAATCAAACAGGAATGATTTAAGATGAACTGATGACATTTGGGTACTCTAATAAAAGATCACTTGAGAGTACTTCGTCGATTTGTCCAAAATGCATGTGATGACGATACGAGAAAATGGTGGCTCTGTTTAATATGATGATGACCGAAAAAATACTTGTTACTATGCTCAGTGCATGCTTACTGTTATTTTGGTTTCTATACTCAGAATAAAGCAATCACTGAAAACAGGCAAGAACTATGAACTCAGACAGACAACttcagccaaaaaaataaaaacactataTACACAAACCTTTTCCTTATTTACTCCTAACAAGTCAACAATGGAAGCTGCTTCCAAGGCACTAGGTTTTGCAATCTTTTTAGCCCTAGCCAGTCACTCCATGTGTCACTTTTACTTGGTTCAGTCCACTTACTTCCCCACAAGTCTTCCATTAATTGCCAAGTGATCTCAATAGATTAAATCCCAATGAACACTTGAACTTCCCAaaccctaatctctctctctctctctctctctctctctctgcaatccCATGGAGTTTTTCCCAAAAcatgagaaaaggaagaaggagataAACCCCACAACTACCACAATCAGCACAAGCCTATCATCAAGTTGTTTCTTTTGCATAATGGAAGAACCAGATCCATCACTCAGAAGAGCTGGTATTACAAGATGCTTCAAGGAGATGCTTCATAGGGAAAACCAAGAGCTAGTTCTCATCCTGAGTGGATTGTGGCACGTTGCCATGACTCACACCGACGATCCCGAATACCCGTCCCTTGGAATCTTCGACCTCTTGAGCAACTTGATCACGAAAGGTATTAGTGACAAAGATTGGCTTCTTAGGGATCAAAACATATACGTGCCATACTACGCAGCCCACATTATTGGCTCCTACACCATGAACAAGGCCGAGTTTGCTGAAAAGGCAGTGGAGTCCGGAGTGATACTACCATTGATCGAGCTCCTGAGAGGCGAGTTAAGTTGGGTCGAGCAAAGAGTCGCAGTCCGAGCGCTAGGCCACCTCGCAAGCTACGAGATAACTTTCAAAGCAGTTTTGGCCTACGAACAAGAAGTGGTGGATTCAGCCATGCAAATAGCAAGCACTTGCCTCAAGGCCGTGTATTGCCAATTCATAGCGCTAAATGGAATGAAGAGGTCGAAGTACCAATGCGATTTGCTCACGCGCGGTATCGGAAGGACCGATTTGGAAGACCGAAAGGCGGAAGAGTGGGCGAGCCAGCTCCAATGCTGGTCTCTCTATCTTCTCAATTGCTTTGCATGCAAGGGAAGGAGTTTGGATTTGATTTGCAGGGAAGAGTTCTTGAAGGACTTGTGCGAGATGTGGGGTGGACTTGTCAACCACTCTAATCCTGGTGGTGTTGGGCTTATTAGAATCTTGTGTTACACCAAAATTGGAAGAGAGAGGattgctgattgtgaagaagtCGTACAGTATCTCTGTAATCTCTCAAGATCTTCAGATGATTGGCAGTATATGGGCATTGATTGTCTTCTCTTACTTCTTAGAGACCAAGACACTCGGTACAAAGTCATTGAGATTGCCATTTTTTGTCTCGTAGATTTGATAGAACTCAATGATCTTGGGAAAACAAGGATCCACATAGGAGAAGCCATTTCGAGAACCCTTCTTCAAGACCACAGCAAGATGATAAGATCAAGATTCAAGAACAACCCAAAAGTCCTAGATGCATTAGATGAATTATGGATCCTAAAggttgagaaaaggaaaaaggagagactTTTGACCCaagaaaaagttaaagaaaagaGGGTCTTAGTGGATCTCATAAAACAACAAGCGAAAAGCATGTTTTGGGCAGGTCACATAGAAGAGGCCATGCTGAAGTATAACGAGGCACTAGAGATTTGCCCATTGATGCTGAGGAAGGACAGGATGGTGATTTACAGCAACCGAGGCCAGTGTCATCTCTTGCTCGGAGATGCAGATTCTGCCATCAGAGACACGACAAGAGCTCTGTGCTTGTCGAGTCCCACGAATGGTCACCACAAGAGCTTGTGGAGGAGATCGCAGGCTTACGATATGAAAGGGCTGAGCAGAGAGAGCTTGATGGACTGCTTGATGTTCGTCGATGGGTGCACGAGGTCTGAGAAGAAGACGGGCAAGCGCGCGAAGATACCCTACTACGCGGCCCGCATGATCAGCAAGCAGATGGAGGCCGCGTGGCTGTTTGCCGGGTCAAGGTCGGCGGTGATAGGAGCAAGATGTTGAGGATGAAAATTGTGATCTGAAGAGGAAGGACATGACgataatgaagaagattttCGCATGGTAAGTTCAAGCCTTCATAGTTCAGGACTTCATCTGTCTGAACTTTTTGTCTCATGTTAGTGTTAATGCGCCCCTTCTTTCTCTACATATCTGTAATTTTCTTAATGCCAAGCTTACTTAACTCCAGTCCTTTGACACACAGAGAAATGATCATTCGAGATTAGCACTTACTAAGGATGGTGTCTGGTCATGTTACTTTGAAAATGGTTAAGACCGATCTATTCGGCCATGTTTGATGCAGTGCCACGCTATATATCCTACAAAGAAATGGAGAGAAGAACAAAGGATTCTGGGGAACACTCATTTAATACTCATCTGCTGTATGGGCAATGTTATTAAGAACAAAATGCACTTTATTGCCCCAAATTTGATATTGCTTTGTCTTGTATTACTATGAGAAAATCTGTTTTATCAAAGGTCAAATATATATGTATGCACACATGTCATGCCACATTAATCTTGTTGTATTGTAAGTCAATAAAATGAACTACtttgattaaaaataaataaaactattaaaataaaaCTACcaagaaaatatgatcattgtTTTCTTACGTAgagaaaatgctaaaaaaattagTAGCACATATAAAACTTCACTGCTAGTGCTAGGGAAAATTAGAGTTCACACGTGGCACAATTTGAGGCTGCCCATTTCAAACACACATCTTCATGAAATAAGTCATTTTTATGGAACGATgaggaaaaacaaatgaaatcattttGTCTGACTAACTCTTtgtttaatttattaaatgGGTCACTTTGATGAGAAAAAGataatttcacaaaaataaaactgACTCCTGAGAAAAATATGAGCATTATCTTAGTATTTAAAAAACAAATAGTAAGAACAGGCAGACATAAAATTCACTGTTAGTAGTGCTAGGACAAATGAAAGATTGAGACGTGATACAGCAAGTGGTGGCCCATTTTAGACAAACATGTTCGTGACGTACAGATCAATTAGGATAAAATTATTGATATTGGCTACATCATTTGAAAATAATATTGAAGTATTTTTTGGGTAAAGATAATAtcgaaatattttatttttggttatgTCTAAATTTTATTATTGATTAACAAATAGATTCAAAAAAGATGAAACAAAATTTTCGTGTTTTGAGTTAATTGCAAAATATATTTAGACATCtatcaacaaataaaaaaatagaaaaaaacataaactcataaaaaatacatgggtgatttgatttggaaataTGTAACTACAACCTTATgctcaaaaaatggaaaagtacaaaaaaaagccttaaacttaCTGCatagtatcaattcaatcctaaactttttaattacactaaattttttttggatgaaattacaccgatttagttttaaacctttttgcattaataccaattgagctcatttgatcaattttggctcggccgtcctacgtggcatgggtGACtctgatgtggacatttttaatttttttatcattctgttttcttttctgatgtTTAATTTCTTTTGGCTAAGGGCCAGCGAGGGCCACTAGCTGCAACGCCCTTGCTCAAGACCGACAAGGGCGTTGTGGCCCTCGCGGGTCTGGGCAAGGAGCCACGGAAGCCCTCGCACACCctcaactgaaaaaaaaaaaaaagagtgaagaaaagaaaagaaaagagaaaatccaaaaaattattaaaaaattaaaaaaatactaaaaaaatatccatgtcaagaCCGACCATACCATGTAGAACGGTCGGCATCAACGTTAGTGATTTTCacccaaaattagccggatggattcaattggtaccAGTGCtagaatgtttatgactaaattgatttaattaaaaaggtttatgattgaattggtatcgatgcactaggtttagaacttttttggtacttttcccctcAAACGATAGGTTGAGAAACATAGAAAAGcaaagataaatttatctttgaatagataaaataaaataaaataaagaaggaaccaaaagaaaggaaatagtGGATATGTTTGTtgagaggaaagaagaagaagaagaagaagaagaaaacgaattaatttggcaaaagaaacgaaaaacGAAAaacgaaaaacgaaaaaaggggaaaaggg from Rhodamnia argentea isolate NSW1041297 chromosome 2, ASM2092103v1, whole genome shotgun sequence encodes the following:
- the LOC115739602 gene encoding uncharacterized protein LOC115739602, which translates into the protein MEFFPKHEKRKKEINPTTTTISTSLSSSCFFCIMEEPDPSLRRAGITRCFKEMLHRENQELVLILSGLWHVAMTHTDDPEYPSLGIFDLLSNLITKGISDKDWLLRDQNIYVPYYAAHIIGSYTMNKAEFAEKAVESGVILPLIELLRGELSWVEQRVAVRALGHLASYEITFKAVLAYEQEVVDSAMQIASTCLKAVYCQFIALNGMKRSKYQCDLLTRGIGRTDLEDRKAEEWASQLQCWSLYLLNCFACKGRSLDLICREEFLKDLCEMWGGLVNHSNPGGVGLIRILCYTKIGRERIADCEEVVQYLCNLSRSSDDWQYMGIDCLLLLLRDQDTRYKVIEIAIFCLVDLIELNDLGKTRIHIGEAISRTLLQDHSKMIRSRFKNNPKVLDALDELWILKVEKRKKERLLTQEKVKEKRVLVDLIKQQAKSMFWAGHIEEAMLKYNEALEICPLMLRKDRMVIYSNRGQCHLLLGDADSAIRDTTRALCLSSPTNGHHKSLWRRSQAYDMKGLSRESLMDCLMFVDGCTRSEKKTGKRAKIPYYAARMISKQMEAAWLFAGSRSAVIGARC